The following is a genomic window from Mus caroli chromosome 17, CAROLI_EIJ_v1.1, whole genome shotgun sequence.
tgtgtgtgtgtggactacccttgtctgtgggtataaagacaaTCTTTAGGATATGGTTAGGGGAAACATTGTAAAGTGCTGGTTGGTtataggttctcctccaagagcCATGACTTCAGTAGCTGTGTGTGGTTGGCTAGGCATGATTGCCCTCCTGCTAAGTGAGTACCAggtctgattttatttatttttatttattttttatttttatttatttatttatttatttttggtttttcgacagggtttctctgtgtagccctggctgtcctggaactcactttgtagaccaggctggcctcaaactcagaaatccgcctgcctctgcctccccagNNNNNNNNNNNNNNNNNNNNNNNNNNNNNNNNNNNNNNNNNNNNNNNNNNNNNNNNNNNNNNNNNNNNNNNNNNNNNNNNNNNNNNNNNNNNNNNNNNNNNNNNNNNNNNNNNNNNNNNNNNNNNNNNNNNNNNNNNNNNNNNNNNNNNNNNNNNNNNNNNNNNNNNNNNNNNNNNNNNNNNNNNNNNNNNNNNNNNNNNNNNNNNNNNNNNNNNNNNNNNNNNNNNNNNNNNNNNNNNNNNNNNNNNNNNNNNNNNNNNNNNNNNNNNNNNNNNNNNNNNNNNNNNNNNNNNNNNNNNNNNNNNNNNNNNNNNNNNNNNNNNNNNNNNNNNNNNNNNNNNNNNNNNNNNNNNNNNNNNNNNNNNNNNNNNNNNNNNNNNNNNNNNNNNNNNNNNNNNNNNNNNNNNNNNNNNNNNNNNNNNNNNNNNNNNNNNNNNNNNNNNNNNNNNNNNNNNNNNNNNNNNNNNNNNNNNNNNNNNNNNNNNNNNNNNNNNNNNNNNNNNNNNNNNNNNNNNNNNNNNNNNNNNNNNNNNNNNNNNNNNNNNNNNNNNNNNNNNNNNNNNNNNNNNNNNNNNNNNNNNNNNNNNNNNNNNNNNNNNNNNNNNNNNNNNNNNNNNNNNNNNNNNNNNNNNNNNNNNNNNNNNNNNNNNNNNNNNNNNNNNNNNNNNNNNNNNNNNNNNNNNNNNNNNNNNNNNNNNNNNNNNNNNNNNNNNNNNNNNNNNNNNNNNNNNNNNNNNNNNNNNNNNNNNNNNNNNNNNNNNNNNNNNNNNNNNNNNNNNNNNNNNNNNNNNNNNNNNNNNNNNNNNNNNNNNNNNNNNNNNNNNNNNNNNNNNNNNNNNNNNNNNNNNNNNNNNNNNNNNNNNNNNNNNNNNNNNNNNNNNNNNNNNNNNNNNNNNNNNNNNNNNNNNNNNNNNNNNNNNNNNNNNNNNNNNNNNNNNNNNNNNNNNNNNNNNNNNNNNNNNNNNNNNNNNNNNNNNNNNNNNNNNNNNNatggttgttagccaccatgtggttgctgggatttgaactctggacctttggaagagcagtcgggtgctcttacccactgagccatctcaccagccctggttttttcttaataatcctatGTTCGCTTCCTGTCAACCAGTTGGTTGCTTGTGCCCCCTCCTGACCTACGGTTGACTTCATTTAATGctgtttacagaaagctcttggattaaaggtgtgagccacacGACCACTAAAACCAGTGgcttttccagtaaataacacaatctcagggttcacagtgtgatcaactGTCCTGCAACAGTAGTGGGGTCTGTGGGGGTATGTCTGGGAGGTATATCTACCCTGGCAGGAGTGTAGAGGTCAACTTTCAGGAGATTGGTTCTCCCCTCCCACCTGTGGCTCTTCCACACCGAGCCTTCTCCTAGTACTCCCTTTGAAGCCTTTTGGCACCGGATCCCCCGACTGACAGTAATGATCAATGGTCACTCACCATTGACTCAATGAGGGCATCAGTGAACACAGCTGCGGTGGGAAGGCCCTGAGACCAGCTCCACTGCTCCTGTTACTTAGGCATTCCTCTGTAGTCATGCTGCCTGGTCCAGAGTAGGCATCAGATCTCTAGAGGTCTGAAAAGGTTTCAGTGCCTTTCCCTCTGCCTGATAAGGAAGAGAGAGGCCTAGGCCATGCAGTGCCTGTGAGCACCAACTGtgaagaggtggagacaggatatttgatcacactgtgagccctgagattgtgttatttactggaaaaaaacaaacaaacatgtttttaCTGGTGGTAgagctcacacttttaatccaagagctttctatAAACTGAATCTCTGAGCCTGAACTATATAGCttgttccaggacatccaagatTACCtagagaaaaacctgtctcaagtaaataaattaaatagacaAAACTTTACAAACtctcagttttaaaaacattttattttaaattacggATATATGTGTTTAAGTGGGGAGGTGATGTACCTGTGAGtcaggtacctgcagaggccagaagagggcattggatcccctggagctgaagttacaagctGTTAGGAGACTCCCCACAAGGGTGCTAAGAAAGGGAACAGGAGTCCTTTTCACCATGATCCAAACTCTGttagttttgagatagggtctctatttagccctggctgaccaGAAACTATGtaggacaggctggcctcaaactcacagagctccatccacctggctctgcctcctgagtgctgggattaaaagtctgGACCATCCTCCCAGCtccaactcccctccccctctctcttttgatGGGGTGcgattttaagacagggtttctctgtgtaaccctggctctcctggagctcactctggtcttgaactcagagaatctgtctgcctctgcctcccaagtgctgggattaaaggtgtgcaccaccaaagTCACCTGGCCAAACTCATTCCTTTTAACTTGACAGTTTTTCCTATCTCTCAGTGAAATATgcattcttcctttttaatttcttaaggatttattttatgtgtatgcatgttgtgctgtgtgtgcattcatgtgtgtgtgtgtgtgtttaggatgtgtgtgcctggtgcttgcagatatcagaagagggtgtcatatcctcTGGAGTTGCAGTTATGAGTGGTTGTGGGTCACAGGATTCTGGGAATTGCACTGGGGTCCTCTACAAAAAGatgtgctcttaacagctgagccatctctccagccccatagataatctttttttcttttgaaaagtttagtagccgggtggtggtggcacattcctttaatcNNNNNNNNNNNNNNNNNNNNNNNNNNNNNNNNNNNNNNNNNNNNNNNNNNNNNNNNNNNNNNNNNNNNNNNNNNNNNNNNNNNNNNNNNNNNNNNNNNNNNNNNNNNNNNNNNNNNNNNNNNNNNNNNNNNNNNNNNNNNNNNNNNNNNNNNNNNNNNNNNNNNNNNNNNNNNNNNNNNNNNNNNNNNNNNNNNNNNNNNNNNNNNNNNNNNNNNNNNNNNNNNNNNNNNNNNNNNNNNNNNNNNNNNNNNNNNNNNNNNNNNNNNNNNNNNNNNNNNNNNNNNNNNNNNNNNNNNNNNNNNNNNNNNNNNNNNNNNNNNNNNNNNNNNNNNNNNNNNNNNNNNNNNNNNNNNNNNNNNNNNNNNNNNNNNNNNNNNNNNNNNNNNNNNNNNNNNNNNNNNNNNNNNNNNNNNNNNNNNNNNNNNNNNNNNNNNNNNNNNNNNNNNNNNNNNNNNNNNNNNNNNNNNNNNNNNNNNNNNNNNNNNNNNNNNNNNNNNNNNNNNNNNNNNNNNNNNNNNNNNNNNNNNNNNNNNNNNNNNNNNNNNNNNNNNNNNNNNNNNNNNNNNNNNNNNNNNNNNNNNNNNNNNNNNNNNNNNNNNNNNNNNNNNNNNNNNNNNNNNNNNNNNNNNNNNNNNNNNNNNNNNNNNNNNNNNNNNNNNNNNNNNNNNNNNNNNNNNNNNNNNNNNNNNNNNNNNNNNNNNNNNNNNNNNNNNNNNNNNNNNNNNNNNNNNNNNNNNNNNNNNNNNNNNNNNNNNNNNNNNNNNNNNNNNNNNNNNNNNNNNNNNNNNNNNNNNNNNNNNNNNNNNNNNNNNNNNNNNNNccaagtgctgggattaaaggcgtgcgccaccacgcccggctaagtcaGAGAATTCTAAAAGGAACATGAAAGACCACAGTCAAGGTACCGCCTTCCGGCTGTCTGGGAACAGCATCTCTTGGGTGTGAGAATTCGGTTCAATCAGGAATGAACTTTGTATGGGCGGATGCAGGTCCAGCTGAAAGCCAATGATGTCAACATCCAGCCATTTATTGTCTGACttttatttgcaaaacacagcCCATACATAACTTAATTCCTGTATTCAAgatgtcttgggggggggggcatcggGTTGCAAGCAGTTGAGCATCCTCAGGATTGAGAAGCTTCCTGGAGGGTGTAATGTAACCTGCAGGCAACAGCGACCACCCCCTGAGGACTTTATTCTTTAAAGCCAGTGTGGGTATTTGGGGTGCACAGAAGCGCTGGTGGGCTAGCCTTCAAGACAGGTACTCATGTTGAAGTTGTGTTGAAGGTAGTTTAGGAGTGGCAAAGAAAGCCAGCCCGGAGTAGAGTGGGTATCTAGGGTCGGGGAGCATCTCCTCTTCTGGGACAGGACAGAGTGGGTGCAGAGAAAATTATAGATGGCACATTAGTACCAATATAAATAATTGCACAATTTGCAAGATTAGTCCTAGGGTTAATTACGCAGTGAAGGTGAAACGCACTAATCTTTCACAGTATGAGTGGAGTTCTTGACCTTGGCAAGAAGTCAGAGTGGATAAAATAGAAGGGAGAATGAGTGTGATTGAAGTAACCGTGTGCTCTAAGCAGGACAAGCTGAGGGCAAGCGCTGGTTCATCAGGCTTTGTGGAATGTGAAATTCTCTTTTAGATCAGGACTACAGTAGGCACCAGCTTCAGAAGACTTGGAAAAGTCTGGAAATGTGGCCTGAGGAACTGTGCACACATTCAGCGGAGGATGCACCCGAGGACAGCAATGATCCTAAGATTGGTAGGCCACCAGCAGGTCCAAGGCTCTGGGAGCTGGCCCGACTCGCACAGCTGGGCGGGAGTGACGCCTTGCTGGAGAGCAGGTGGCCGCGCAGATTGCGCAGTTCCCGGGGAGCGCGCGCGCTGGGGGGCGCGGGGCAGGCGGGGCTAGCGGGGACGCGCTGGGGCGCGGGAGGGGGGGCTCCAGGAGCAGGGGGCGGGGCCGAGCGCGCGGGCCTTGGCACGCACGCGCAGACGGGCCGCGGgccccagaggcagagaggagggggagcGTGAAATAGGGGGCGGTGTGGAGCGTATTTCCGCTCTGGCGGACAAATAATCCTGGCCAAAGGGGAGGCACGACTGTCCAGCCCTTTAACCGCGTGGGGGTGCCGGGGGAGAAAAGGGGGGTCGGGAGGGGGAATCCTGCTCCTTTaattccctcccctcttcctccgcCCCGAGTCCGCGAGGACGGTGCGCTGCGCGGGGCCTTGGAACACTCGGCACGAGctgcccccgcccctccccctcccgcccaCGCGGAGCCGGCCCGCGCGCGCGCCCCGTGCACCCCCGCGCCTGCGCGCTGCCCCGGCCCTGCCCGTGTGTGGGGGGCGTCGCTGGCCCCGGGGGGGTGGGGGACCAGGGGGGAAAAATCAGCACGCGGAACCGGGCCAGGTGAGAGGCGCGTGCACCCAGGGTCGtgagtctgggggggggggcgtgccACGGAGATCTGCGCGTGGGAGGGGGCGTGCACGACTTGTCCGGGCGGTGGGAGGACGTGAAAAGGGGGACTCACAGCAGCGCGGCCCAGGCTAGAGCGAGGCGGGTGAGGAGAGCCTGCAACCGGGGGCCACCCCAGAGTTGCAATCctctggtttttttccccccatccACCCCTTTATCCATTCTCCCATGGGCGCGCGGGCCGCGGGACTGGGGGGTGTGGACGCCGCTGCCCCGCCCCCGGGAACCACGCCTCCCTCCTCGGAGGGACCGCGCCTCCTTGGAATTGGGGAAACTGAGGGAGGCACGCCAAGACTAGGGAGGTAGGGATGAGGGGTCTGGAGCCTTGGCCTCCGACAGCCAGAGACCTTTGTCTCTGACCCGTTTCCTTCCCACCCAGGGCAGTCCACTCCCGCCACAATGGCCTCTGGGGTGGAAGTCCTGCGCTTCCAGCTGCCTGGCCACGAGGCCGCAACGTTGCGGAACATGAACCAGCTCCGTGCAGAGGAGCGGTTCTGTGATGTGACCATCGTGGCCGACAGCCTCAAATTCCGTGGCCACAAGGTCATCCTGGCCGCCTGCTCACCGTTCCTCCGGGACCAGTTCTTGCTGAACCCCAGTTCTGAGCTGCAGGTCTCGCTGATGCACAGCGCGCGTATTGTGGCGGACTTGCTCCTCTCTTGCTACACGGGCGCTTTAGAGTTCGCAGTCAGGGACATCGTGAACTACCTGACAGCAGCCTCCTACCTGCAAATGGAGCATGTAGTGGAGAAATGCCGGAACGCCCTTAGCCAGTTCATTGAGCCCAAAATAGGCCTTAAAGAAGATGGGGTCAGCGAGGCTAGCTTCCTGAGCAGTGTCAGTGCCACcaagtccctcctccctccagccaGGACCCCAAAGCCAGCTCCaaaacccccaccaccacctcctctacCCCCTCCACTCCTGCGACCAGTGAAGCTGGAGTTTCCGCTGGATGAGGACCTAGAGCTGAAGgcggaagaggaggatgaggatgaagatgaagatgtttCTGACATCTGCATCGTCAAGGTGGAGTCCGCTCTAGAAGTGGCACACCGGCTCAAACCCCCTGGAGGCCTAGCCGGGGGTCTGGGTATGGGGGCCTCTGTGAGCGGCCacctgggagagctggcccagagTAGCGTGGCCCCCAACACTGTTACCCCACCGCAAGGGGTGGTGAAGGCCTGCTACAGCCTGTCAGAGGACGCGGAAGGGGAAGGCCTGTTGTTGATCCCAGGAGGCCGGGCCAGTGTGGGGGCCACCTCGGGCCTAGTGGAAGCAGCAGCGGTGGCCATGGCTgcccggggggcggggggcagtcTGGGGGCAGGGGGTAGCCGGGGACCTCTGCCTGGGGGCTTCTCAAGTGGAAACCCCTTAAAGAACATCAAATGCACCAAATGCCCGGAAGTGTTCCAGGGTGTGGAGAAGCTGGTCTTCCACATGCGTGCGCAACACTTCATCTTCATGTGCCCACGCTGCGGCAAGCAGTTCAACCACAGCAGCAACCTCAACCGCCACATGAACGTCCACCGTGGCGTCAAGTCCCATTCATGTGGCATCTGCGGCAAGTGCTTTACTCAGAAGTCCACGCTGCACGATCACCTCAACCTGCACTCAGGAGCCCGGCCCTACCGGTGCTCCTATTGTGACGTGCGATTTGCCCACAAGCCCGCCATTAGGCGGCACCTCAAAGAGCAGCATGGCAAAACCACAGCTGAGAACGTGCTGGAAGCTGGTGTGGCTGAGATCAATGTCCTCATCCGCTGAAAGGCCAAGAGGCTGGGGGCAGTCCTGGGCCCGGCAGAATTGGGGAGGG
Proteins encoded in this region:
- the Zbtb12 gene encoding zinc finger and BTB domain-containing protein 12, which encodes MASGVEVLRFQLPGHEAATLRNMNQLRAEERFCDVTIVADSLKFRGHKVILAACSPFLRDQFLLNPSSELQVSLMHSARIVADLLLSCYTGALEFAVRDIVNYLTAASYLQMEHVVEKCRNALSQFIEPKIGLKEDGVSEASFLSSVSATKSLLPPARTPKPAPKPPPPPPLPPPLLRPVKLEFPLDEDLELKAEEEDEDEDEDVSDICIVKVESALEVAHRLKPPGGLAGGLGMGASVSGHLGELAQSSVAPNTVTPPQGVVKACYSLSEDAEGEGLLLIPGGRASVGATSGLVEAAAVAMAARGAGGSLGAGGSRGPLPGGFSSGNPLKNIKCTKCPEVFQGVEKLVFHMRAQHFIFMCPRCGKQFNHSSNLNRHMNVHRGVKSHSCGICGKCFTQKSTLHDHLNLHSGARPYRCSYCDVRFAHKPAIRRHLKEQHGKTTAENVLEAGVAEINVLIR